The genomic interval CCCTCTTGGATGCAATCATCCATGGCCCAAACGGTTCAAGGTGAGTAGCTTCCTCCCTTTTATCCTCCTGTGGTTCAGTCATCTCGGCTCTTTGTTGATCTTGGCTATTTGTATAGTCTCCTGTAGGATTCCCATCATTTGTGTTACTGCTGCATGTGTCACTATGGTGTCCATATCTGCCACACTTGAAGCAAATAACTGGTAATCCTTCATACTCAATCTTTTGAACCCTTCCATTGATTTTAACTTGGGAGACTAACGGTTGCACAAGGGAAATCCGAACAGCGATTCTTGCGAATTTGCCTCGTGTCGATAATTTAGTATTGTCGTCAAACTTAATGACCTCCCCAACTAAATGGCCAATTTTTTGTAGAGTTTTCTGATGATAAAGATGCATAGCCAGACCAGGTAGCCGGATCCAAACAACGGCATGAATCAAGTCCGTGGTTTTACTGTCAAAGTCAAGCGTCCATGGCTGTACTGTTAGGTAATGACCTAATATAATCCACGACCCTTTTGTCAACGCATCAATAGCATCTCCTGCAGCACGAAACCTTATCAGGTAGTAGTTGTTTTCCAAATCAATTACTGAAAAACCCATCGAAGGTTTCCACATACTAGCCAATCGGGCACAAAGGGCTCTATAGCCAATGTTCTTTCCCAACAGCTTTACTACAACCGAGTTCTTCCATGgctgaattaatttttcttgtatccTGGCCGAGAAAGTTATATATGGCATTACTCCTTCACAATTCTCAGTCACGTCACCTTCCTCAAACTCCCAGTCCTCCTCACTTCCTTCAACTCCATGTGCCTTAAACTGTGAGGGTCCAACTAGCGTCTCCTTATATGTAACTGGTGGTGGGTTATCCTCATATGTTCCTTCTTCCCGCATCCGAGCCTTTTTTGTTGAGCGAGTCGCCTGCAACGGCGGCGGAAAATCCCTTGTAAAACTAGGGTTTTTTCCTGCTCCGAGGTTTTCGGAGCTTCCTGTCATTTTAGCATAAGCCTTATTTTAATCCGTAACTATTGCTTTTTCTATGACTAGGgatctttcttatttatattctttgagatatttattatttgtttaacattttataatttgtaagggaataaatgtaaaaatattagtttttatattttttccaagtaaaaaaaaaccttaaaatctattttattgattcagacaaaaaaaaataccattcaaattcaaatattcaattttattcaaaaattaaactacttcaaatttattcatatttcaaaaaaaaaaacaaacaaacgaCACGTCAAGGTGAATTTGCTGAAAccaattaaaaacttaaagtAAATAACGGAGTAgcccaaaacaataaaaaaaaatgaaaaagaaaaccgTAAATCAAGTACCTTGCAGCAGCTGGGGTGAGTGGGACAGTCATTTCACGATGACCCATCCCCACGAGGCAAACTTTACCACCTGCACGAGTAGCACTCAGTGCTGTTGACATGGTTTTGTTAAAGCCTGCACAATCAAAGCTCACATCTATTCCTGTCCCCATGGCTTTCTGTATCTTTTCCACTTCTTCAGCTATGTCCTGCAAAACACTCGACTCATAGCGGTTTATTCAAGCAGAAAAAACAAGCTTGAGGAGCACATGATCAATTTTCAAACGAACCAAAGCTCAAGCTCACCTCTACTCTGATAACAAGAATAATGCAGATTAGAGTGGTCAACTTTcaaacagaaaacaaaaaggtacTGGAAACAAAAATGAACTGAGGAAGTTGGAACAAGGTATTAATGCAACAGAGTTGGTTGAACAGAACATGTTGTTATGATGATTAAGAGAAAGGGAAGGATTGCGAGCATGAAGATTTTGAGATgtcttttacttttctaaaCTCTTCTGCTGGGCAATGGGCAGTAATATACCTGCAAATTTGTTGAaactttaacaatattatctgCACCAAGTTTCTTTGCAACAGATAAACGATAGTCATCCACATCCACAATGACAATTCTAGGAGCTCCAAAAGCACGAGCTGCTAGCATTGTGACAAGTCCTATGGGCCCTGATCCCATGATAAGCACATTTGTCTCAGGACCGATATTGGCACGGCGGCAGGCATGAACACCAACACTCAAGGGCTCACACATAGCCCCTTCCTCCAGGCTCACATTGTCGGGCAGCTTAAAACATAGGTCTGCAGGATGCACCACCTATTATAGAGAAGAAATGCATCTTAGTCATTATGTCAAGCAGCTGATCAATTTTGATAGCAGccaatttcatttcaaataaaaGGAATCAACAAACATTGccagataaaaaatatatgacaAGAGGGAACAGAAGATCAAATGGGAACTACACAATTGACAGTAACCAGTATGTTTTTAGAAGAACAGGTAAAGTGACACCACTATTTATGCAACAGAATTCACAAGGACATAGATCGTATtgtagtaataatataagacaataaaaaatctcaaacaGTGAAATTTATAGAATAATAATGTATGTATAGTAATTAGTACAAAATCTCTaagagaaagggaaaaaaaaaacttgtcttACAgtggaattttcttttatcttgtaatgaaatttttttgttctgtAGTGATGGTATATACTAACCGTAGTAAGTATAACACAGTTTATGCCCTTGTAAATTTCAGTAATGATAAAGTCAGTCTACCATATTTCTCATCTCATAGTCCTATAGAACTTAGttcaaaatgtaaattttcaatcaaccTGATTAGCCAGACAACCATGAACTGGCGGACTTCCAAGACCTTTCGACTCTGGACACAAGTTGTATCGACCTCCTTTGCAGTAATCACATTGCCAGCAGCTGATCCCTGGTTCCAGGGCCACACGGTCACCGGGCACCAAAGTCTTCACCTCGCTTCCCACCTTCTCTATGACCCCAGCACACTCATGCCCAATCACCATAGGCTCTTTCACTACAAAATCGGCAAGCCTCAAGGTctgcaaaaatacacaaacatTCAACATTCaagtattattttgaataacaTAAAGTGAAAATATTCCGTTATTAACATTTCTCAGCAATTTGACAGAGTAATtgccataataataataataataaattaagggAAGTTGAAGAGGGATAAACAAATATACCTTGAGAAAATGCACATCACTTCCACAAACACCAACGGCTTTCATCCTGACTAAAACATCATAAGGTCCTACAGTTTACAAATAACTAACAAAGATGTTAAAACAATCAGTTTGAAATACATTAATTGTGAGTGATAGTTAATTCAATTGTAAGAGGTATAAGATAAGCTGTATTGGaagatgtgtttttattgtttttcaacCAAAGATCTCTCTTTAGATATATATCAATCTAACAAAGTTCATATCTTCAACCAATAAACAAACTCCATAACACTTCTAAGATACAAGACAGAGatgaaagaaagataaaaataccCAGAGAAGGAAGCTCCAAAGGCTGAATCTTGAGGGTGTTGACACCCATAAGCCAAGCTGCCATGTTAACTTCTTCTCCATCTTCCTTTTCTCCTTGTGACATCCCTCCCTTGCCCATATTTGCTTTTCACTCTTCAAAAACACAAGTGCACAGCAGAGACTTCACTCTGTACACTATCTAATAGAGATTATGGTTTCTCTTTTCAAAGGGATAACGTGCTTACGTGGAGAGAATTTATCGGTTTCAGAACCGTTGgttgtttgttaattttgtttttttcagaatttatGGACCCCAAAATCCAAACTGTGCAATAATTGTATCTTCATAAAGGAATCAAAATCAACTACATGTATGTGGGAGGTGGCTAATTTTGCAAAATGGTATGAAAGAATTGTACGGTACTATGGACTAAAAGAAAGccaataatttgattttcatgacttcttttaatgaatatggtcacatgaaataatattttaaaattcatataatttaaataaattaataatgggaGGGAAGGGAATACCTGTACAAAAAGGTGactataataattaagaagtTTGTTTGGCAGGCACAAGGGAAATGAgatgggaaaaagaaaagaaaaaggaggcAATTTTAACTAGGATCTAGTCAGCTTCACTTCCAGGGGATAATACGAGACACAATAACACTGTGTAAAAAGAGATAACGAAGGGTGGTGATGGTGAAGGTAAGGCAATCAGAGATAACGAAGGAGACGAGAATCAGAACACGGCTGCTTGGAATCAAAACTCTGAAAATTCAGCCATATCATTTGCCTACCCtagatattatatttttatcttcttctcGTTATTCTATACGCACAACTGTGAATTTAATCAGATCACTTGTCATGCCGTGccatgccaaaaaaaaaaaaaaaaaatttgtgtaatttttaGGTCCTCAAAACGTGAAAGTACGAATTAAGGCTCTTGGAATATGTGGAGAGGGGGGATTGTCACTTTCTCCCCTACACTAATTAACATATAtcatttatctcttttttatttt from Citrus sinensis cultivar Valencia sweet orange chromosome 9, DVS_A1.0, whole genome shotgun sequence carries:
- the LOC102614310 gene encoding sorbitol dehydrogenase-like isoform X2; translation: MGKGGMSQGEKEDGEEVNMAAWLMGVNTLKIQPLELPSLGPYDVLVRMKAVGVCGSDVHFLKTLRLADFVVKEPMVIGHECAGVIEKVGSEVKTLVPGDRVALEPGISCWQCDYCKGGRYNLCPESKGLGSPPVHGCLANQVVHPADLCFKLPDNVSLEEGAMCEPLSVGVHACRRANIGPETNVLIMGSGPIGLVTMLAARAFGAPRIVIVDVDDYRLSVAKKLGADNIVKVSTNLQDIAEEVEKIQKAMGTGIDVSFDCAGFNKTMSTALSATRAGGKVCLVGMGHREMTVPLTPAAARKLRKPRSRKKP
- the LOC102614310 gene encoding sorbitol dehydrogenase-like isoform X1, with product MGKGGMSQGEKEDGEEVNMAAWLMGVNTLKIQPLELPSLGPYDVLVRMKAVGVCGSDVHFLKTLRLADFVVKEPMVIGHECAGVIEKVGSEVKTLVPGDRVALEPGISCWQCDYCKGGRYNLCPESKGLGSPPVHGCLANQVVHPADLCFKLPDNVSLEEGAMCEPLSVGVHACRRANIGPETNVLIMGSGPIGLVTMLAARAFGAPRIVIVDVDDYRLSVAKKLGADNIVKVSTNLQDIAEEVEKIQKAMGTGIDVSFDCAGFNKTMSTALSATRAGGKVCLVGMGHREMTVPLTPAAAREVDVVGVFRYKNTWPLCLEFLRSGKIDVKPLITHRFGFSQKEVEEAFETSARGGTAIKVMFNL